Within the Sarcophilus harrisii chromosome 2, mSarHar1.11, whole genome shotgun sequence genome, the region GGGAAATCAGGGAGTATTTCTTTACTTtatgggcatctaggtggtacagtggatagagaactatgtaatgttctggttagttttctggaggtctctggaccagcttttgtttcagcagagtaatcaccaccagaatagccagagataaagtccaaaaatctttattgtctccttcacagtcttgtctccttgcctgaggccccaggccagctttctggaggtcctccagaatgtgtcttggtttctgtggaggaGGCAGGATCATCACCATgacagtctctgtcttgaagtctgtctcagtcccagagcttgtgctccagactctagcctccagccaccacaaaggcgggagatggaatgaatgtctctggctgagtttgttccagcttatatactctattttaattacatcatggaggcgtgaatcttgtagaataagtgtgaatcttgtagaactatattaagtactaagtacatgtactgaactagagaactattaatcactatgctaaactagataaccattgtcttatcaaatccattaagttaacaccttgtaagaatccttgtttcaaaattctggcccattacagaactagacttggaatcagagaaatttctcttcttgggttcaaatctggcctcatatacttgttgtgtgaccctgggcaaatcacttacccctgtttgcctcagttcctcatctgtaaaatgaagtagagaaggaaatgtcaaactaattcagtatctttgccaaaaaaactccaaaatgtGGTCACAaggagttggatgtgactgaaatgataAAACAACAATGTTTTTACTGGTCACAGCCAAAGACACTTGTTCAATTATCAATTTATTATTCTTGAAGTTGGTATTATGGATGAAATCAGTATTTGTTTCTTATCATTCTGTAAGTTCTCAGTATTATCCCTGGGTCCAATCTTATAATTTAAGAACAAAACATGATTATTCTTGACTATTCCTCTAAAATATCCTCTGAAACCCATCTCAGCTGGGCAAGAGACATGTGTCTTTCTGAAATTGTTGATGGAATCCATCATGATatctgggtttgtgttctgatGGCTCAATGATATTTTGTCTGAATGCAATATCCATTCTTATCCTTTTATGGTGTGGTGgtaagagcattggatttggaccCAGGAGAACTGAGTTTAAGTGCCAGTGTTACTATTTAAGAgttgaatttaaaaatcacttaaaatcaGTGAGCCtattccttcatttataaaatattgataatatttgCATACCAACTTCAAGGGAAGGTGTAAAGAAATGTGCTTAAAAAGATGAATTAATTGAAATTGCATATTCTGAGGCTCCAAATAAGGATCAAACAAGagttagaaatttttatttagggctctctctttctcatccatTTTGCTTTGTACCTAGGTATAAGGAAAGGTAAACATATTTCCAAGGGCACTAAGTTAGTTCCAATTTGGATGATGATGAATGGAAGTTATGGAGATTCTTTATATCTCTAAGGATCACTTTTCTTACTAGATTCTGAGCAAAAATCTCTAAGGGCTTTGTTAAAAATCTCATAGGTCCCAGGAGAAGATCAATAAAGATGATAGCTGTTGTTAATAGATGGAAAAGAATGAGAGCAGAGCCCTTGTAGCTACAAAAATGTGGGGGAAGAGAATGCCCAGAGCCCAGATTTGGGCTCTGTGAGGGCCTAACATAATGAATAgtagtttattcttttcttttccatatgaaGAATATTTTGTGCTATATTGTATAATTTCATATCTAAACTGGATAAGGTTAAAGACATTGGGGTCACTTGCTCATTTACAAATGGTGAGAAACATGATTTGTGAGAATTCCAAtatgcttttctattttctttttaattttttgtctgctatctatatatttatgaaaagatTGATTATGTATAAGTTTGAAGGAAATGAGATAGCCTCAATCCTTGAGATGCTAAGAGACTGGGCAGGAATGATGAGGTATGCCTGGTGAAAATTTAGAATGTTAGAAATGGGaggaatatttgataaaatacagtatGTTACAACATGGAATGTTTGATATGGGAGGaactttagaatatagaatactatgtaaaaaagaaacagaatagctAATAGGAAGGTGATTTAGAACTGATAATGTTAGAATATAGCATCTAGAGTGCCAGATTTACAAGAAACATTAGAAAACAAAGTGTTGGATTGTAGAATGCTTGTGCTGGAACGTTAAAAGAGACCTCAGAATATGCATTTTTAGACAtagatcatagaatttcagaactggtAGGTAGCTACAACCCCATTTAATTGCAACCTCCATTCAATTTCtcactttacatatgagaaaattgaggctgttATCTAAAGTGACATCCAAGATTACAAGGTAGTAAATGGCTCCTCTAGGAACAGAACTAAGACCTGAGTGCAGTGTTCTTGTTTCTCAGTTTTGTAGTATCCAAACTCCTTCTACTCTCTCTAAACTCCATCCCTCAAGGAAACTTTCTATTTAAGAGGATATGCTGTGAGGTTGGACAATATGATATGTCTGTAAGCATTTAATATCATGAATCCTGTTCAAAgtcaaattcaaaatgaaaaaagttttatttaatatcTGAGCAGCGACAAGAAGGGTTTCAAGAATggtccccttctttcttttcctcatttaatattacttttaGAGAAATCTGTGTTACCTTTAATATCATACAATTAGTCTTAACTCtagtttaagtgatttttctgtTCCCCTCTTTCTTGTATGCTTGTTCACAGGTGCTTATATGTGTTAGTGTGTCTGCCAAAGATCACTTTGCATCAACATGCTTCTTTCAAACTTCTTTCAATAAAAGACAGAGGTATTCTTGCTACGTGCTTTAAGCAATAAATAACTGGACCTAATATCTCCCAAATGTGATActgactaaaaataaaaatgcttttaatgtgaattttgatgaaattagtagtgataattttttaacaattttaaaaggaCTTCTGACAGAAACCAATAACTGTTTATGTCTGCATTGACTGGGTTAAAGAAGTTTCAATAGTTGTGGCATATTTCATTGCTGAATATTTCTAATACCTTTCTTATTTTGTACCAAAATCTGTTTATCTAGAATTCAAATACCAACCCTACGTTCATTTCCAGTGTtcctctcctgattcttctcGTTCTTCCCTCTGGAGCAAGGCAGAACAAATATATTCATTCCTCCATAagtttctttttcagttcattgtATAATGGGAAATAAAAACCATTGTATTTTGAATCATAAGATCTGAGATAAAATTTTAGTACCATTAACTTATCACTGGTAGTAAGGGTAGTAAGCACTTATTctttttggcaagtcacttaagttctctgaAAATAAATATCCTTATATAAAAACAGAGTGTTTTGGAGGGGATGagctttaaggtcctttccaacaaTTTTTACCTCAGAAGATAGTCGGTTCCTCATCACAAAAGTTCTTCAGGAAAACATTGGATGAACTTATCACAGATGTTGGAGAGATAATATTCTTTCAGGTATGAGTAGAATAAATGGTCTTTGAGACCTCTATATTTCAAAGACTCTTTAGATAAACCCTAATGAATTGCCAGTAATAGTGGAATTTTTGAAATGTTGAGTTatctttcaatgaaatatttatggGCTATTAGTTTACTGATAATTGGATATATGTTTAAGAAGGAAAGCTCTGATTGCTTATGGTATATGGAATATCTATACTTCAGAGCTAAGTAGAGAGATAAGTACAAGTACTTGGAGAATAGTAAATTAAGGGAAAGGAAATCAAATCACTCTAATGGGAGATATGGATTTGTAAAGTAGATATGTTTCCTATTGacagaatattttaatatatggagTGTCCTAagaatcttagtgcagttttgaGCAGTTATATTTGctagacatatatacataaacacatacatacataatacataggctgtcccaaaaatcttagtgcaattttGAACTTTAATAGCCCAAATTTAATGCTATTTAAAACACTACAACTTTTGAGATTGCCTGTATATTATCATTTCTCATGTCCTTCAACAATTCTATGAAAGGAGAGATGACAATAATTAATTCAGTTATGCTGCTAAGGAAGTCTTGGAAGAAATTATCTATCCAAGGTCATATCCTAGTTAACAGTGGAGATACGATTTGAATTTAATCAACCCCAAATCCAgtcttctttctattatattagagagttgcctggagcAGTGCAAATTTAAGTGCCTCATAATATGTAAAAGAAGCAGAGGTTTGTCTCAGGTTTCCTGGCTTAGCAAACAGTTCTCTATCTCCTATGCCACATTGCCTCTTGTAACAttgttgtttcttttaaaaaaggagtGAATGAGCACTGGAGAAGAGAGTTTTATAGAAACTTTGTAACCAAAGAATTAGACTAAGGGGAAGAAACTGAGCAAAGTAAAAGTGCTTGTGGAAATTTTAAGGGAGTGAAGAACATGTTTGGTATGAGATAAgaatctgaaagaagaaataaaccaGAGGTATTGATTTCTTGGTGCCACTCTGAGGTGTAGCAGTCAAAAAAGCTTAAATGACCTTAAGATGTACTAATAGAAAATCCCTGAACATTAAAGGGGCAGTGATAGTCCTTTTGTACATTATCCTGGTTGGACCACATCTTGATAGTTATCTCCAGTTTGAGCACCGTATTTGAGGATGGCTAGCTACAAGTTGGAGTTTGTCAGAGGAGAATTTGGGGTTGATGAGATTGACAACCATATTATGTTGGAGAAAAGCTCACTTTGAAAATGGGAAGACTGCAAGTAAACATGATCAATGTCTTCAAGTTGATATGAGGCAATAAACTTGTTCTGTTCTATTCCAGAAGGTAGAATTAggaaaaatgtatagaaattCAAAAGAGTCACATTTTGACTCAATCCAAGGAAGCACAACTCTCCCAAAGTTAGTGGTTCACTTCAATGGGAATTGAATTACTCATTATGGCAGAACTTTAAGCAGTTGTTAATGCTCTTGTAAATCAGATGCTTGCTCAGATTGGGATCAAGCtgaatgacctctgaagtcccttccagtttaGGGATTTTATGAATCTTATGCTAGAGAAATTGGGGAAGGCACTGTGATTGATCATGAGTAAAAACAGGGGAACCTAATTAGAGAAAGCAAACATTGCAGGCAATCTTTGGCCCCTAGGCCAGATACTCTTAAGCCCGCAGTGCCAAAACATATAGAAGAGATGGGTCTCCGTGTAAAATATTTAGGTAAAACAAAAtgggattcttttcttttcttccttgcagCATCATCTCCTCCCATTCAAACATCCTTATTAAGATAATAGCAGCATTTGTGCCATAGGAACAACAGCACTGAGAACATTGTGATTAATGGCTTAAAATGAGAGCATTAACTAATAAGACATAACtagtattttaacattttcaaaatgctttctttacaTCATTGTTGGGAAGAAGATTGTGAAAAATTACATctcctatttcacagatgaggcaaTCAAGTGTCAGAGAAATTCTGTGATTTGCTCAGGGAAAACTAGCTAATAGGTTCCAGAACTCGAAGCAGAATCTTTGATAGAATAATAATGACTTACattaatatagtactttaaagttacAGAATTTTCTCTCATAACTGCCCTTTAGTATAAGGAGAGGAAATATTGTTAACCTCATTATAGAGATGAGGAATAGAAGATCTAATCACTAGTCTCCAGATCTCaagttcattgttctttccacaGTACTCTGCTTTCTCTCAGAGATGAAATCATAGGATTCAGAGcaggaaaggactttagagatcatttaattcattatcttaattttacaaataaggaaatggaggcccagagaatttatatcttttatgaaatttttttaataaaaaaataaattttcaaagtcATACTGGCAAGAAGCAAAACTTAGATTGTAAGCCAACATTTTCAGATTCCAAATCTAACACTTATGTACTAACCTATTTGCTTCTGCCTCAGAGGTATAATCTTCTACCTTTAAAACAAAGCTTCATGATCATGTACTATCATAGTGTCAGTGTTTATGTATTTAGTAATAATTTACATCATTGTTgactatatttaaaaaagaacctAAGAAATCAAATTTCAGAAGCCTCTGAAAAAATCACCTCTGCAGGTCTTGGGATTTGTATAAAAAGAGTTTTATATCTCAGTATTGTCTCAGGGTTTTAGATGAcatcttatctctttttttcctccttcaggTAAACATTAATGTCCTTAATCCTGATGGCCACCCATAATTACACTTCAGTGactgaatttgttttcttgggTTTGACTAACCGACTGGATATGCAACCAGTCATCTTTGCAGTCATCTTTATAATGTATCTAATTACAGTAGTGGGTAATTCCTTGATCATTACTGTAACCTGGATAGACCCCAAGCTCAAAACTCCTATGTACTTCCTCTTGAGTCAGCTCTCCACTGTTGACATCTGTTTCACCACCATCACTGTCCCCCAACTGCTGATTCACACCTTCTCCAAGAACAAGACTATCTCTTTTACTCAGTGTATGACTCAGGTCTTTTTCTTTGTAGCTACAGGTAACATGGAAGGTTACCTATTGGCAGCTATGGCCTATGACCGTTATGTGGCTATTTGTAATCCTTTGCGTTATGGGGTCATCATGACCCAGAAATTATGTATTTGTGTAGTCCTGGTATCTTGGTTTCTCATGTTCTTGAATTCTCTTTTACATACCATCCTTGTCTCAAGACTTCATTTTTGTAATAATCACATTTTACACTTTTTCTGTGATGTCCCTCCCCTGATGCAACTCTCCTGCTCCCGCCCTATCATTAATGAACTGGTGCTTCTAACAGAAGGGGCTACAGTGACTCTCTCTCCATTTGTCTTTATTCTGGCCTCTTATGTCTGCATTGTTGTCACTGTGCTTGGTCTACGTTCAACTGCAGGTTTACGCAAAGCTGTCTCCACGTGTGGCTCTCACATTGTGGTTGTGACATTATTCTATGGAACTGTTATCCGGCTTTACTTCCAACCAGTCAGTAACTATACCCTGGACCGGGATCGACAGGTAGCAGTCTTCTATACAGTGGTTACTCCTATGCTGAACCCTATCATCTATAGCCTGAGGAATAAAGAGGTGAAAGGTGCTCTCCAGAGAACTCTGAGCAAGATCTTCCAGTAAATATGCAGCTAACTCTGCTTTGGCCACTTCATctaatatacaaacaaatatatacattctAGGCAACTAGATGGGGGAATGGAGAACAtgcctttgttttttgtttttgtttttgtttttgttttttttagagataaagaaactttAATGCATAAAGGATCTGTTATTTCctatccaattttttctttcatgaggCAGATTAGTTTATCTCTGTGTTTTTAGTATATGATCTTCATGAACTTCTGTAGTTGAATACATTTATCACATTGTAGCAACCATCTGGCCATAAGCTCCTGTGACATTAGTTAGTTAGGCTGGTTTCCATTCAACATACACATAACTTTGCACTGAAAGCCTTTCTCTTTTGCTGACATTTCTTTTCCTGTATGCCTTTGAAAACCCAGGATCATGATGAGGTATAAGAGAAAGATTTTGGTGGAGTAATaatatctcatatttatttatttttctttttaatagttaacatttaaaaTGTGAATGATTACATTTAATTCTTCCAACAATTCTTTTAGTTCAGTAACTTTAGCATTTTTATTCCCACATTGCcgatgagaaaattaagaagtGTCACAAGTCAAGTCAGAGTCAGAACTGGACTGTACTTTAATATTTCTTAGGGTAAAGAGGAATTTCACAGAAATCCAAGGATCTAATAGTGGAATGAGCTACTTCCTGAGCAGTTATtggatgtttttaaaaagaggtcCAATAACTATTTGTGATATTGTAAGAGGAATATTGCTTCACATTGAAGTTGGATTAGATATCCATTCCAATAACAGACCTTATGTCCAGTCCATTGTCCATGGAATCTCAAAGCTTCCttttatatacaattatacaaaGCAGTGTCAATAGTAAATTCTTTATAGTTTCGATTTCAATTTCATATTAAACTGATTAATGCACATCAAATTATTGATAATTCTAGAGTCTTGATAATTTATCAGTACTCAGAAATTAACATTTAGATGAATGACAAGAAATGGCTTTTAGCTGATTTTAGAGGACATCTTGTCCACACCTTGGATTTTCACAGGTAGACTCTGAACCATGTGAGGAAAagatgaggggaagggaaatgTTTAAATAAGTAGTAAATATAAGATACAAAGTTGAGGCTGGGTGTCAACTCAAAAGAACATTGATACATtgagagtaatgtgaaatgtGTGGATTTTAAGAAGGCTAAGGACCAAGCCCACACAAGTATGGGAAGATTGAACCAAGAAATTTGTACTGGAGGAAATCAGATAGACTatatgtaaaagaagaaacaaacttGTTCTATCTGGCCCAAGGCAGTAGAAATAGACTCAATAGATTaagattttaggaaaatataaaaatgacatacAATCATAGATTTAAGTCTGAAAGGTACTTTAAGATCCCTCTGACTTCCTCATTCAGGGATAGAGATCCTAggaatgttaaatgatttgtccagatcataaaataaaccatttatagtccaaaaggaatcgattgtccattacttcatgtgtgtagggaatccaatgattcatgcaagttttgaaatcctgcaatagtTTCATcatgtatcagggaatccaatgattcctgcagattttgaagttctgcaacagttttatcaacaattttttttttaatcttagggAATCCAATAACTCCTGTGggtttttgaagttctgtaacagtcattatcagccatgttctttcagtgtcATATGTTTCTTAGgtattctcctttgttttgaggttttttgctctttttctgtctctctctgatgaacaaggtgaatatggcttgttggcacccatctgattccttctttatctgtagaaatacaagcaaaccctcttccccaagcatttaacctatctggtcccttccattcaccactttctggatctctccacatcacctggcaattatctaaagatagtggagctgtttgcactggacattgcccttccagtgggttataaaacctgtccaGAAATTATAAAAACTGGCCAGAGCCAGtgtatctttatcaaaaattaaaaaataatggtatagagagctaaattttaaaattctctagtgttacctgtggctccctctttcttttgtttttggaggaatgtcttaatgtctctgtttctcctctctactattgcctgtccttgaggattaaaaggtatgccactgatgtgcacaaatgtttagaagtatttgcaggtccattatctgtttttattgcttgtggcacacccataattacAAAAGCttatatgaggaattcagtgatcactcaggctgtctctttggCTACTACCccatgttgggcaccaaaatgtaatgttctcttgttctgttttcttggggtctctgggaacagttttcgtttcagttcagtaatcaccagaagagtagccaggggtttatgtccaaatcctttattatctctttcaaagtcttgtctcctttcctgggacctggttagctttcttaaaggcctatctctctccttgtttccaagagcttgagcctccatctgtcttctctggcttctgaatctccctgaatGAATTCTGGCTAAGGATCCTACATTATAttctctacactgagtataaaccaatcattatatcactagaaaacaagtatttgtttaaattaaatcaatcatactaaaccatgctaaactagataactattgtctatcagttccactgacttagtTCTTTGTTCTGATCCATAATACTGACACATAAATTATTCCATGcttccctaatttgtttatggtattacctaaatcatgtacccgctttgatcttatcttgatatatgataTAAGATGTTGATATAAGACCTAGTCTCTGCTATGCTGTTTTCatattttcccagcaaatttttgactaatagtttgtttttgttgCAAATGTTTGGATCTTTGTTTttctcaaacactaaattattatggtcatttagTATAATGTATTGTGTATCAAATCCATTTAATTGATCtaccactatatttcttagccagtaccagatagttttgatgataaTTTTACTGCATAATAATAGTTTGACaattagcaagatgatttcagaaaaatctggagagattTAAATAAACCGATGctgtgaagtgaatagaatctaAAGAACATTGTGCatggcaacaataaaattatgtgatgattaactgtgatggatttggctcttttcaacaataaggtgattcggGTCaaattcaatagatttgtgatggagagagccatctgcatccagaaagaggattgtggggactgaatgagaatcacaacatagtatttttaccttttctgttgttgttttctttctcatttttcttcctttttgaagtgattttttcttgtgcagcataaatgtggaaatgtttctggaagaattgcacatgtttaacatatgctggattacttgctatctaggggaggtgtgggggaaaggaagggaaaaagaatttgaaacaaattttcaagggtgaatgttgaaaactatttttgcatagattttgaaaatagaaagttgttattaaaatatgtatatatatgttacagAATGTCAActacattcttgaccttttgttctagatgagttttgttattattttttcaaaccatataaaatgttttggcagtttgattggtaagacactgaataagtaagtGAATTTAGgcagagttttcatttttattatgttggcttaGCAATGAATAATGTCTAATTGTTTGGATCTACTTTATTTTTGTGCAAAGTTCTGTATTtaattgagtgtgtgtgtatttatatttattcctctttgaaccaattccagtgataataattatgctaatagttttcctaatattgaaccagccctgcattcctgatatatagcctacttggtcatagtgtattatcctggggatgattttctgtaatctttttccctaatattttatttaagattttagcatcaatattcattagggagattggtctataattttctttctctgttttcagcttacttggtttaggtatcagaaccATGTCTGtgcacaaaaggaatttggtaggactccttcaatccctatttttttcaaatagtttatatagcattggagttaattgttctttaaatgtttggtagaattcacatgtaaatccatctggtcctcaggattttttcttagtgagttgattaataacttgttctatttctttttctaagatggaactgtttaaccaatttacttcttcctctgttaatctgggcaagctatatttttgaaggtattcttccatttcatttaagtttttgaatttattggcaaaaagttgggcaaagtaactcctaattattgctctaattttctcttcattagtggcgagttctccctttttatttttaagactaacaatttgattttcctctttccttttttaaatcagatttactaagggtttatctattttgttttttttttcatagaatcaactcttagttttattaatttattcgatagtgtttttttactttcaattttattaatctctccttttatttttagaatttaaagtttagtgtttgactgggtttttaaaatttgttccttttctagcatttttagttgcaagttcAATTcattgaggggatgtgggaaaattgggcactgatgcattgttggcagagttgtgaactaatccaaccattcggAGAATCTggtttaaaaagttatcaaactgtgtaacCTTTGATCACAGTGTTACTACCTTTTccgaaaggaaaaagaagaaagggatctGTTGTGCCAAAAATTTTGtggagccctgtttgtagtggccgaaactggatgcccatccattgggaaTATGAATAAATTGGGTAtatgaattatggaatattattgcgaaaatgaccaacaggatgatcgGGAGGCCTGGAAAgacaatgaactgatgctggtgaAATAACAGAACCAAATTTTCCCTTCAAAATACTGTGGGAGGATGTTTCTGataagtggatatctttgacaaagaagtctaattcagttcaattgatcaatgatgggaaTAGTTaccccagagaaggaacactgggaaatgagtgtggactgtttgcatttttgtttttcttcccaggttatttttaccttctgaatccaattcttcttatgTAACAAGAggactgtttggttctgcacacatattgtatctaggatatactataacatatttaatatgttaagactgcctaccatctggggagggggtggaggaagggaagggaaaagttgaaacagaagtgagtgcaagggataatgttgtaaaaaattacccatgcatatgttctgtcaataaaaaagttataataaaaaatgctttaattgaCTGGCAAAAAAAACATCTATCTGCTTGTCAATTCTTATAATACAATTTTGTTCTAATACctacatataccacaatatatacaacatataccACCATATTATTCAGCTGATCTCTCATTAACGGGcatcccctccatttccaattctt harbors:
- the LOC100917912 gene encoding olfactory receptor 5V1-like; protein product: MATHNYTSVTEFVFLGLTNRLDMQPVIFAVIFIMYLITVVGNSLIITVTWIDPKLKTPMYFLLSQLSTVDICFTTITVPQLLIHTFSKNKTISFTQCMTQVFFFVATGNMEGYLLAAMAYDRYVAICNPLRYGVIMTQKLCICVVLVSWFLMFLNSLLHTILVSRLHFCNNHILHFFCDVPPLMQLSCSRPIINELVLLTEGATVTLSPFVFILASYVCIVVTVLGLRSTAGLRKAVSTCGSHIVVVTLFYGTVIRLYFQPVSNYTLDRDRQVAVFYTVVTPMLNPIIYSLRNKEVKGALQRTLSKIFQ